Proteins encoded in a region of the Zea mays cultivar B73 chromosome 2, Zm-B73-REFERENCE-NAM-5.0, whole genome shotgun sequence genome:
- the LOC100193733 gene encoding peroxidase 12 precursor: protein MARSSSPARMAMLLLLLSALAVLFPPAVADDLLSVDFHAASCPQLDRIVRTAVQAALRREIALAAGLLRIFFHDCFPQGCDASVLLKGNATEQTMGPNTTLQPRALQLIDDIRAKVHAACGPTVSCADVTALATRAAVVASGGPSYPVPLGQRDSLAPAPEDDVNALPSPTTASVPELLAAFRGRGIRDVADLVALSGAHTVGRAICPFFQDRADSQEDDFARQLKADCARDPNRLQQLDVVTPDAFDNVYYKNLNASRGVFTSDMALIRDPTTAPIVRCFAGSKDAFFAQFATSMVKLSKVPRKPPGNVGEIRRRSCFRTNNAKMSILDVDDAVGSLAAASAR from the coding sequence ATGGCGCGAAGCAGCAGCCCAGCTAGGATGGCCATGTTGCTGCTCTTGCTCTCGGCCCTCGCAGTGCTCTTCCCACCCGCCGTGGCCGACGACCTGCTCTCCGTGGACTTCCACGCCGCGTCGTGCCCGCAGCTGGACCGCATCGTGCGCACCGCCGTGCAGGCCGCCCTCCGGAGGGAGATCGCGCTCGCCGCGGGCCTCCTCCGCATCTTCTTCCACGACTGCTTCCCGCAGGGCTGCGACGCGTCCGTGCTCCTCAAGGGCAACGCCACGGAGCAGACCATGGGGCCCAACACCACGCTGCAGCCGCGGGCGCTGCAGCTCATCGACGACATCCGCGCCAAGGTGCACGCCGCCTGCGGGCCCACCGTGTCCTGCGCCGACGTCACGGCGCTCGCCACCCGCGCCGCCGTCGTCGCGTCGGGGGGACCCTCCTACCCCGTGCCCCTGGGCCAGCGCGACAGCCTCGCCCCGGCGCCCGAGGACGACGTCAACGCGCTCCCGTCGCCCACCACCGCCAGCGTCCCGGAGCTCCTGGCGGCGTTCCGGGGCAGGGGCATCCGCGACGTGGCCGACCTGGTCGCGCTCTCCGGTGCTCACACCGTCGGGAGGGCCATCTGCCCCTTCTTCCAGGACCGCGCCGACAGCCAGGAGGATGACTTCGCCAGGCAGCTCAAGGCCGACTGCGCCAGGGACCCCAACCGGCTGCAGCAGCTGGACGTCGTCACGCCCGATGCCTTCGACAACGTCTACTACAAGAACCTCAACGCCAGCCGGGGCGTCTTCACGTCCGACATGGCGCTCATCAGGGACCCTACAACGGCGCCGATCGTCAGGTGCTTCGCGGGGAGCAAGGACGCCTTCTTCGCCCAGTTCGCCACCTCCATGGTCAAGCTCAGCAAGGTGCCCAGGAAGCCCCCCGGGAACGtcggcgagatccgccgccgCAGCTGCTTCAGGACCAATAACGCCAAGATGAGCATCCTTGACGTCGACGATGCCGTGGGCAGCTTGGCGGCGGCGTCTGCCCGTTGA